One part of the Chthoniobacterales bacterium genome encodes these proteins:
- the rplD gene encoding 50S ribosomal protein L4: MSATVFTIEAAKAANIAVIENGRGTQAVHEAIVAMRAARRSGTASTKTKAEVSGSGSKPWRQKGTGRARAGYKSSPVWSGGGVAFGPKPRDYTKNVPKSVRRLAFLKALSSKIALGDVLVVDSFSVSEPKTKQFVSLLGEQTPETKTLVIALAFDENTYKAARNVSSALLNTATDVNTEQLLAFRKIVIVKDALAKLAERVA, translated from the coding sequence ATGAGTGCAACAGTTTTTACCATTGAAGCCGCCAAGGCTGCCAATATCGCCGTGATCGAAAACGGTCGTGGCACTCAGGCAGTTCATGAAGCCATCGTTGCGATGCGCGCTGCTCGTCGCAGTGGCACCGCAAGCACCAAGACCAAAGCCGAAGTCAGCGGTTCTGGTTCCAAGCCATGGCGTCAAAAAGGCACGGGCCGCGCTCGTGCCGGTTACAAATCGTCCCCGGTCTGGAGCGGTGGCGGTGTCGCATTTGGCCCCAAGCCTCGTGATTACACGAAGAATGTGCCGAAGTCGGTTCGCCGTCTCGCTTTCCTGAAAGCCCTCAGCTCCAAGATCGCCCTCGGCGATGTGCTCGTGGTCGATTCGTTTTCCGTTTCCGAGCCGAAGACCAAGCAATTTGTTTCCCTCCTCGGTGAACAAACTCCCGAGACCAAAACCCTCGTGATTGCTCTCGCTTTCGACGAAAACACTTACAAGGCGGCCCGCAACGTTTCCTCCGCCCTGCTCAACACCGCGACCGACGTCAACACCGAGCAACTTCTCGCCTTCCGCAAGATTGTTATCGTGAAGGACGCCCTCGCCAAACTCGCAGAAAGAGTCGCCTAA
- the rplW gene encoding 50S ribosomal protein L23: MNEIYDFIQTVRLTEKATLLAEKENKYVFSVSPSANKIQIKTAIEKLFGKKVLSVNTMNYAGKKKRERRADFGRKNHWKKAIVTLKEGDKIELA, from the coding sequence ATGAACGAGATCTACGATTTCATCCAAACGGTCCGCCTGACTGAAAAGGCGACCTTGCTCGCCGAAAAGGAAAACAAATACGTTTTCAGCGTCAGCCCTTCCGCGAACAAGATTCAGATCAAAACCGCCATCGAAAAGCTCTTCGGCAAGAAAGTTCTCAGTGTGAACACAATGAACTATGCCGGTAAGAAAAAGCGTGAGCGCCGGGCCGACTTCGGTCGCAAGAACCACTGGAAAAAAGCAATCGTCACGCTGAAGGAGGGCGACAAAATTGAGCTGGCTTAA
- the rplB gene encoding 50S ribosomal protein L2 — MALKTFRPLTPVQRFQALPTFDEITTSKPEKSLLTTKKKTGGRNNNGRITTRHIGGGHKKKLRLIDFKRTLRGVSADVVSIEYDPNRSARIALLSYTDGTKAYILAPIGLTVGTKVSAGEAAAPEIGNALPLKSIPLGTTIHNIELVPGRGGQIARSAGQAAILSNREGGYALIRMPSGEVRQIIETCYATIGQVGNIEHMNVSSGKAGRSRWLGVRPTVRGMVMNPVDHPNGGGQGKSKGGGGRHHPMSPWGQLAKGFKTRRKHKPSNRFIVERRKSSKKK; from the coding sequence ATGGCACTTAAAACTTTCCGACCGCTCACTCCGGTCCAGCGCTTTCAGGCGCTTCCCACTTTCGACGAAATCACGACGAGCAAGCCCGAGAAAAGCCTGCTCACCACCAAGAAAAAAACCGGTGGTCGCAATAACAACGGACGCATCACCACCCGTCACATTGGCGGTGGTCACAAAAAGAAACTGCGCCTGATCGACTTCAAGCGCACCCTGCGCGGAGTTTCTGCAGATGTTGTTTCAATTGAGTACGATCCGAATCGTTCGGCTCGGATCGCTTTGCTTTCCTACACGGACGGCACCAAGGCTTACATTTTGGCTCCGATTGGACTCACCGTCGGCACCAAGGTTTCCGCAGGTGAAGCCGCTGCGCCTGAAATTGGCAATGCACTTCCTTTGAAGAGCATCCCGCTCGGCACCACCATTCACAACATCGAACTCGTCCCCGGTCGCGGCGGTCAAATCGCCCGCAGCGCTGGCCAGGCGGCTATTCTCAGCAACCGCGAGGGTGGTTACGCCCTGATTCGCATGCCTTCCGGTGAAGTGCGCCAGATTATTGAAACCTGCTACGCCACCATCGGCCAGGTCGGAAACATTGAGCACATGAACGTCTCCAGCGGCAAGGCCGGACGTTCCCGCTGGCTCGGAGTTCGTCCCACCGTTCGCGGTATGGTGATGAACCCGGTCGATCACCCAAATGGTGGTGGACAAGGCAAGAGCAAGGGCGGTGGCGGACGTCACCATCCGATGTCTCCATGGGGTCAATTGGCGAAGGGCTTCAAGACTCGTCGCAAACACAAGCCAAGCAACCGCTTCATCGTGGAGCGCCGCAAATCCTCCAAGAAGAAATAA
- the rpsS gene encoding 30S ribosomal protein S19, with the protein MGRSLKKGPFVDVKLLEKIDKMADASVKKPIKTWSRRSMITPDFVGHTFLVHNGKIFASVFVTENMVGHKLGEFSPTRVFKKHGSHTAKVSK; encoded by the coding sequence ATGGGCAGATCACTCAAAAAAGGGCCGTTCGTTGACGTTAAGCTCCTTGAAAAAATTGATAAGATGGCAGACGCCTCGGTCAAAAAACCAATTAAAACCTGGTCCCGGCGTTCCATGATTACCCCCGACTTCGTTGGTCACACCTTCCTGGTGCACAACGGCAAAATTTTCGCCTCCGTTTTCGTTACTGAAAACATGGTGGGCCACAAACTTGGTGAGTTTTCCCCGACTCGTGTCTTTAAGAAACACGGATCGCATACCGCCAAGGTGTCCAAATAG
- the rplV gene encoding 50S ribosomal protein L22 — protein sequence MQVKSIYKYAKISAFKAREVTREIQGLPVSAALDIVTFSPKKAAFLIAKTLKSAVANAENNNDLRAENLVVKEAIVGEGSTIKRSRPRARGSASPIRKRTAHISITLTDEIVIETRESRKASKPKSKAKKSSAKVSSPKATKPTVSPEAAPAASSETKE from the coding sequence ATGCAAGTTAAATCCATTTACAAATACGCTAAGATCTCGGCCTTCAAGGCCCGGGAAGTGACGCGTGAAATTCAAGGTCTGCCAGTCTCGGCAGCTCTCGACATCGTCACGTTCAGCCCCAAAAAAGCGGCTTTCCTGATTGCCAAGACGCTGAAGAGCGCGGTGGCCAATGCCGAGAACAACAATGATTTGCGTGCTGAGAATCTGGTTGTGAAAGAAGCGATCGTCGGTGAGGGCTCGACCATCAAGCGTTCCCGTCCACGGGCTCGCGGTAGCGCCAGCCCGATCCGCAAGCGCACGGCTCACATCAGCATCACTTTGACCGACGAGATCGTCATTGAGACTCGCGAGTCCCGCAAAGCCAGCAAGCCGAAATCCAAGGCAAAAAAATCTTCCGCCAAAGTTTCTTCCCCGAAAGCCACCAAGCCAACTGTCTCCCCTGAAGCCGCTCCCGCCGCTTCCTCCGAAACCAAAGAATAA
- the rpsC gene encoding 30S ribosomal protein S3, giving the protein MGQKVNPIGYRLALSRDWRSRWYANRQELPGFLKADIDIRAYVKKKLALAAVSKIVIERAWNSIRTTIYTARPGIVIGRKGSEIENMTLEIAKMSGGKQVKIDIQEIKTPELDAQLVAENIAMQIERRISFRRAMKKTVQQTMEFGALGIKVRCAGRLGGAEISRSEAYREGKVPLHTLRMPIDYGFAEANTVYGKIGIKCWICKKDEAPVAEAPKKEANV; this is encoded by the coding sequence ATGGGTCAAAAAGTTAATCCAATTGGGTATCGTCTCGCGCTCAGCCGCGACTGGCGTTCACGCTGGTATGCCAACCGTCAGGAGCTTCCTGGTTTCCTCAAGGCCGACATCGACATCCGTGCTTACGTTAAAAAGAAACTCGCGCTCGCGGCGGTTTCCAAGATCGTCATCGAACGCGCCTGGAACAGCATCCGCACCACGATTTACACGGCTCGCCCTGGTATCGTGATCGGACGCAAAGGTTCTGAGATCGAGAACATGACTCTGGAAATCGCCAAAATGTCCGGCGGCAAACAGGTCAAAATCGACATTCAGGAAATCAAAACTCCGGAACTCGATGCACAACTCGTGGCCGAAAACATCGCCATGCAGATCGAGCGCCGTATTTCTTTCCGCCGTGCCATGAAAAAAACCGTCCAGCAGACGATGGAATTCGGTGCACTGGGAATCAAAGTCCGCTGTGCTGGCCGCCTCGGCGGTGCAGAAATCAGCCGCTCGGAAGCCTATCGTGAAGGCAAAGTGCCACTGCACACCCTGCGCATGCCGATTGACTATGGTTTCGCGGAAGCCAACACGGTTTACGGTAAGATCGGCATCAAATGCTGGATTTGCAAAAAGGACGAAGCGCCTGTTGCGGAGGCTCCCAAAAAGGAAGCCAACGTTTAA
- the rplP gene encoding 50S ribosomal protein L16 produces MPLMPKRVKYRKTQRGSRKGTASRNIKVDFGEFALQTLERAWITNIQIEAARVALTRNMKRKGKLWVRIFPDKSVTARPPETRMGKGKGQPEYWVAVVRPGNIIFELDGVPESIARESLRLAATKLPIRTRFISRHHVAT; encoded by the coding sequence ATGCCATTGATGCCCAAAAGAGTGAAGTATCGCAAGACCCAGCGCGGCAGCCGCAAGGGAACTGCTTCACGCAATATCAAAGTTGATTTCGGTGAATTCGCCCTGCAAACCTTGGAGCGCGCCTGGATCACCAACATTCAAATCGAAGCCGCCCGTGTCGCATTAACTCGCAACATGAAACGCAAAGGAAAACTCTGGGTTCGTATTTTCCCAGACAAATCCGTCACCGCTCGTCCGCCTGAAACCCGAATGGGTAAAGGCAAAGGCCAGCCCGAGTATTGGGTCGCCGTGGTTCGGCCCGGCAACATTATTTTTGAACTCGATGGTGTGCCGGAATCCATTGCTCGCGAATCGCTGCGCCTGGCGGCAACCAAGCTCCCGATCCGCACCCGCTTTATCTCGCGTCACCACGTCGCTACCTAA
- the rpmC gene encoding 50S ribosomal protein L29, whose translation MKIKEARDLSPEELVARKSELRKEAFQLRIQQGTGQLENPSQLTKIRKDVARIETVLSERNK comes from the coding sequence ATGAAAATTAAAGAAGCACGCGATCTGAGTCCCGAAGAATTGGTGGCTCGCAAGTCCGAACTCCGCAAAGAAGCCTTTCAGCTTCGCATCCAGCAAGGCACCGGCCAGTTGGAAAACCCGAGCCAGCTCACGAAAATCCGAAAAGATGTGGCCCGTATCGAAACAGTCCTTTCGGAACGCAATAAATAG
- the rpsQ gene encoding 30S ribosomal protein S17, with the protein MSESLSTTPNPAAEVHHVRKTRVGQVVSTKSAKTAVVETTTRVPHPKFGKIIKHSKKFHVHDENNTAQVGDTVEIIETRPLSKLKRWRLVSVIKH; encoded by the coding sequence ATGAGCGAATCCCTTTCCACCACTCCAAATCCAGCCGCTGAAGTGCATCACGTCCGCAAGACGCGCGTCGGTCAGGTTGTTTCCACCAAGTCCGCCAAAACGGCTGTGGTCGAGACCACCACCCGCGTTCCGCACCCGAAGTTTGGCAAGATTATCAAGCACTCAAAGAAATTTCACGTTCACGACGAGAATAATACTGCCCAAGTCGGCGACACGGTGGAGATCATCGAGACGCGTCCATTGAGCAAGCTCAAGCGCTGGCGCTTGGTGTCCGTCATCAAACACTAA
- the rplN gene encoding 50S ribosomal protein L14: MVQIRSRLDVADNTGARMATMIGVIGKSTMTAEVGDVITANVKEAAHNGTVKKGDVVRAVIVRTRQPIKREDGSALRFDNNAIVIIDKDLNPRGTRIFGPVARELREKNFMKIVSLAPEVV, from the coding sequence ATGGTCCAGATTAGATCCAGATTAGATGTTGCCGATAACACAGGCGCCCGCATGGCGACCATGATTGGTGTCATTGGCAAATCCACCATGACTGCCGAAGTGGGCGATGTCATCACCGCCAACGTCAAGGAGGCCGCGCATAACGGCACTGTGAAAAAAGGCGACGTCGTTCGCGCCGTCATCGTTCGCACCCGGCAGCCGATCAAGCGTGAGGATGGATCAGCCCTGCGTTTTGATAACAATGCGATCGTCATTATTGACAAGGATTTGAATCCGCGTGGAACTCGCATCTTCGGCCCAGTGGCCCGTGAGTTGCGCGAAAAGAATTTCATGAAAATCGTTTCCCTAGCCCCGGAGGTCGTATGA
- the rplX gene encoding 50S ribosomal protein L24, with the protein MSALKTHVKKGDDVVVISGNHRGSTGKILQVLTRKNQVLIEGVRMIKKHVKKSAEHQNGAIIEREGPLHISNVKLSTVAEPAKKTSRTKK; encoded by the coding sequence ATGAGTGCATTGAAGACCCACGTTAAAAAAGGCGACGACGTCGTTGTCATCTCCGGCAACCACCGCGGTTCGACCGGCAAGATTTTGCAAGTTCTTACCCGTAAGAATCAGGTTCTCATCGAGGGCGTGCGAATGATTAAGAAACACGTCAAGAAATCTGCCGAACATCAGAATGGCGCCATTATTGAGCGCGAAGGTCCGTTGCACATTTCAAATGTGAAGCTTTCCACTGTTGCCGAGCCTGCGAAGAAAACTTCTCGCACGAAGAAATAA
- the rplE gene encoding 50S ribosomal protein L5 has translation MAATLYTEYKERVVPALKATRGYSNIHQIPRIQKVVINTCIASQSDVKQALEDAKNELGMITGQKPAETISKKSISNFKLREGQPIGAKVTLRGDKMYEFLERLIRTALPRIRDFRGISPKAFDGNGNYTLGVSDQSIFPEIELDKIKRNIGFDVTIVTSAKTNDEAKALLVEMGVPFTDKAKKAPAKAA, from the coding sequence ATGGCCGCCACACTTTACACTGAATACAAGGAACGCGTCGTTCCCGCCCTCAAGGCGACACGTGGATACTCGAACATCCACCAGATCCCGAGGATCCAAAAGGTCGTCATCAACACCTGCATCGCGTCTCAATCGGACGTCAAGCAGGCGCTCGAAGACGCCAAAAACGAGTTGGGTATGATCACGGGCCAAAAGCCTGCGGAGACCATTTCCAAAAAGAGTATTTCCAACTTCAAACTCCGCGAAGGCCAGCCCATTGGGGCTAAAGTCACCCTGCGCGGCGACAAGATGTATGAGTTCCTCGAACGTCTCATCCGCACCGCTCTGCCTCGCATCCGCGATTTCCGTGGGATTTCTCCCAAGGCATTCGACGGCAACGGCAACTACACCCTCGGTGTTTCCGATCAATCCATTTTCCCTGAAATCGAACTCGATAAAATTAAACGCAACATTGGTTTTGACGTCACCATCGTGACATCTGCCAAGACCAACGACGAGGCGAAGGCTTTGTTGGTGGAAATGGGCGTTCCCTTCACTGACAAAGCCAAGAAAGCGCCTGCCAAGGCTGCCTAA
- the rpsH gene encoding 30S ribosomal protein S8, with the protein MSTVTDPISDFLTRIRNASAARKALVEAPYSRIKADIAKILKEEGYISDYSVETEITQPQIKVTTKFVNKTAAITGVKRVSRPGLRKYVGATEIPRVLGGLGVAILSTPKGVLSGQKAKKENVGGEVLAYIW; encoded by the coding sequence ATGAGCACTGTTACCGATCCCATATCCGACTTTTTGACTCGGATTCGCAACGCCAGCGCCGCCCGCAAGGCCCTGGTAGAAGCTCCTTATTCCCGCATCAAGGCCGACATCGCCAAGATCTTGAAAGAAGAAGGCTACATTTCTGATTACTCCGTTGAAACGGAAATCACCCAGCCGCAAATCAAAGTTACCACTAAATTTGTCAACAAGACCGCCGCCATCACCGGCGTTAAGCGCGTCAGTCGTCCTGGTCTCCGCAAATACGTCGGTGCCACGGAGATTCCCCGGGTTCTCGGTGGTCTCGGTGTGGCCATTCTTTCCACTCCGAAGGGTGTGTTGAGCGGTCAGAAAGCGAAAAAAGAAAACGTCGGCGGCGAAGTACTCGCCTACATCTGGTAA
- the rplF gene encoding 50S ribosomal protein L6, with protein MSRIGKKAVVLPEKVTFGVNAEGSVSIEGPKGKLQWVLPKQIKARLEGSNVVIDRESENRQVRALHGLSRALVANMVTGVSTGFKKDLEIQGVGFKAAVQGAVLNLSLGFSHPINFSIPAGIKVTVTENTKIAVEGIDRQLVGQVAADIRAYYPPEPYKGKGVRYAGEQILRKEGKTVQ; from the coding sequence ATGTCACGTATCGGAAAAAAAGCAGTTGTTCTGCCTGAAAAAGTCACTTTCGGAGTGAATGCAGAAGGCTCGGTCAGCATTGAAGGCCCCAAAGGCAAGCTTCAGTGGGTTCTGCCCAAGCAAATCAAGGCCCGCCTCGAAGGCTCCAATGTGGTGATCGATCGCGAAAGCGAGAATCGCCAGGTTCGCGCTTTGCATGGTCTCAGCCGCGCTTTGGTCGCCAACATGGTTACCGGAGTCAGCACGGGATTCAAAAAGGATCTTGAAATTCAAGGCGTTGGTTTTAAAGCCGCCGTGCAGGGAGCCGTGCTCAACTTGAGCCTCGGTTTTTCTCACCCCATCAATTTCTCCATCCCGGCTGGCATCAAAGTCACGGTGACTGAAAACACCAAGATCGCCGTGGAAGGTATCGACCGTCAGCTCGTTGGCCAAGTGGCTGCTGACATCCGCGCTTACTACCCACCTGAGCCTTACAAGGGCAAGGGCGTCCGTTATGCGGGCGAGCAAATTCTCCGCAAGGAAGGCAAAACAGTCCAATAA
- the rplR gene encoding 50S ribosomal protein L18 — protein MSAQTAKSNIQLRHARIRKRITGTAARPRLAVHFSGKNVYAQIIDDTLGETLVAVQTTEKAFRSENKSVHANQAIAEKVGALIAERSKSKNVTAVVFDRGGFMYHGKVKALADAARAGGLQF, from the coding sequence ATGTCCGCCCAAACTGCCAAAAGCAACATTCAACTCCGTCATGCCCGTATCCGCAAGCGGATCACCGGGACCGCCGCCCGTCCTCGTCTCGCGGTGCATTTCTCTGGCAAAAACGTTTATGCGCAAATTATCGACGACACTCTCGGCGAGACTTTGGTCGCAGTGCAAACCACCGAGAAAGCATTTCGTTCCGAGAACAAGTCTGTTCACGCCAATCAAGCCATCGCTGAAAAAGTTGGCGCGCTGATCGCGGAGCGCAGTAAATCCAAGAACGTGACAGCAGTGGTTTTCGACCGCGGCGGTTTTATGTATCACGGTAAAGTCAAAGCTCTCGCCGACGCAGCCCGCGCTGGTGGCCTCCAATTTTAA
- the rpsE gene encoding 30S ribosomal protein S5, whose amino-acid sequence MANPNQGRRNDRNREDKGPKSDTTEKVVFINRCAKVVKGGRRFSFSALIVAGDHKGKVGCGFGKANEVSEAIRKASDAARKSMVAVALRENSIPHEVIGEYGGGRVLLRPASPGTGIIAGGGVRAVVEAAGIKDVLAKSLGSDNHANVVKATIAALLALRQKDQIFTLRGINRSTPEVAAA is encoded by the coding sequence ATGGCAAATCCAAATCAAGGTCGCAGAAATGATCGGAATCGTGAGGACAAAGGTCCGAAGTCCGACACCACCGAAAAAGTCGTTTTCATCAATCGTTGCGCCAAGGTCGTCAAAGGTGGACGCCGTTTCAGCTTCAGCGCATTGATCGTTGCTGGCGATCATAAGGGCAAAGTCGGTTGTGGATTTGGCAAGGCCAATGAAGTTTCCGAGGCCATTCGCAAAGCTTCCGATGCCGCTCGCAAATCCATGGTGGCCGTGGCTCTCCGCGAAAACTCCATTCCGCACGAAGTCATCGGTGAATACGGTGGTGGTCGCGTGCTTTTGCGCCCCGCGTCTCCTGGAACTGGCATCATCGCCGGTGGTGGAGTGCGTGCGGTCGTCGAAGCGGCTGGCATCAAGGATGTCTTGGCTAAATCTCTCGGTTCCGACAATCACGCAAACGTGGTTAAGGCCACCATTGCGGCTCTCCTGGCGCTTCGCCAGAAAGACCAAATCTTCACTCTCCGTGGCATCAATCGCTCCACTCCTGAAGTGGCGGCCGCCTAA
- the secY gene encoding preprotein translocase subunit SecY: protein MISAFVNVFKIPELKQRVLFTLWMLVIVRIGAAITTPGVNAHVLHEWFRTAVDPQAGGNVAALFSLFSGGALENCAIFSLGVMPYISASIMIQLLTAVVPQLSKLAREDGGRQKITQYTRYATLILCVFQGYLLSLSFIHPETSPFLPGIAETIKRVGPLVIFPSDWGFSVITVITLTAGTMFLMWLGDQITDRGIGNGMSMIITVGIAARLPAAMVQAWKTFVPSEAGQASQVTPFLLVVMVLFLVIVIAGVIAITQAQRKISVQYAKRVVGRKVYGGQTQYMPLKVNYAGVMPIIFAQAILLFPSSILGFLFKGQGWAQQLSQMLVGGWLHYTLFGVMIFFFSYFWVATQFQPNQIADDLKKYGGYIPGVRPGKPTAEFLDFTMSRLTFAGAIFLTLIAIFPQILMEAMHVPRVVAGFFGGTSLLILVGVMLDTMRQVETHLIQRHYDGFLRKGKIRGRFERAAYNRGNAISDSTMVWLSTSMAILIIVAVVILLFVQNK from the coding sequence ATGATCTCCGCCTTCGTCAACGTATTTAAGATTCCTGAGCTGAAACAACGGGTGCTTTTCACCCTTTGGATGCTTGTTATCGTCCGCATTGGTGCGGCCATTACCACTCCTGGCGTCAACGCCCATGTCTTGCATGAGTGGTTCCGCACTGCAGTGGATCCACAGGCGGGTGGCAATGTCGCCGCCTTGTTCAGTTTGTTCAGCGGTGGCGCACTCGAAAACTGCGCCATTTTTTCGCTGGGCGTGATGCCCTACATCAGCGCCTCGATCATGATCCAGTTGCTGACAGCGGTTGTTCCGCAACTCAGCAAACTCGCTCGTGAGGACGGTGGTCGTCAGAAAATCACCCAATACACGCGGTATGCGACGCTCATTCTTTGCGTCTTCCAAGGCTACCTGCTTTCGCTTTCTTTCATTCACCCAGAGACAAGTCCGTTTCTTCCGGGCATCGCTGAAACCATCAAGCGCGTCGGACCATTGGTAATTTTCCCGAGCGACTGGGGTTTCTCGGTCATCACCGTCATCACTTTGACGGCGGGCACCATGTTCCTCATGTGGCTGGGTGACCAAATCACCGATCGCGGCATCGGCAATGGCATGTCCATGATCATTACCGTCGGCATTGCCGCACGTCTTCCCGCCGCGATGGTTCAGGCGTGGAAAACCTTCGTTCCGTCCGAGGCTGGGCAGGCCAGTCAGGTCACGCCGTTCCTGTTGGTCGTGATGGTTCTATTTCTCGTGATCGTCATTGCGGGCGTCATTGCCATTACCCAAGCGCAGAGAAAAATTAGCGTGCAATACGCCAAGCGCGTCGTCGGTCGCAAAGTTTACGGTGGTCAGACTCAATACATGCCGCTCAAAGTCAATTATGCCGGCGTCATGCCGATCATCTTTGCCCAGGCAATTCTGCTTTTTCCCAGCTCGATCTTGGGCTTCCTTTTCAAAGGACAAGGCTGGGCACAACAGCTTTCGCAGATGCTCGTCGGCGGCTGGCTGCATTACACTTTGTTCGGTGTGATGATCTTTTTCTTTAGCTACTTTTGGGTCGCCACCCAGTTCCAGCCGAATCAAATCGCAGACGACTTAAAGAAATATGGCGGCTATATCCCGGGCGTTCGTCCGGGCAAGCCGACGGCGGAGTTCCTCGATTTCACCATGAGCCGGCTCACGTTTGCGGGAGCGATTTTCCTGACCCTGATCGCGATCTTCCCTCAGATTTTGATGGAAGCCATGCATGTCCCGAGAGTGGTGGCAGGTTTCTTCGGCGGCACCAGTTTGCTCATTTTGGTCGGCGTCATGCTCGACACGATGCGCCAGGTGGAGACGCATTTGATTCAACGCCATTACGACGGCTTCCTCCGCAAGGGCAAGATCCGTGGTCGTTTCGAGCGTGCGGCCTACAATCGTGGCAACGCCATCAGCGACAGCACCATGGTCTGGCTTTCGACTTCCATGGCGATCTTGATCATTGTGGCCGTGGTTATTTTGCTCTTCGTGCAAAATAAATAG
- a CDS encoding nucleoside monophosphate kinase: MKRRIVLLGPPASGKGSQAQLIFQKYQIPAVSTGHLLRDEAAAKTELGQLAAAYTSKGQLAPDPLVMAVLKKWLGGGRESYVFDGFPRTLDQAIQLQPLLAAAGIPLEVVLFLECDFPTIEKRVLGRVTCSSCKTIFNIGLHVESGTAPCPKCGGVLERRADDQPEVLQHRMVQYFEKTAPLVEFYQKQGLLRKIDANQSMDEIFSKIEEALLS, translated from the coding sequence GTGAAGCGCCGGATCGTCTTGCTGGGCCCGCCTGCCTCGGGGAAAGGCTCCCAGGCACAGCTTATTTTTCAGAAATACCAGATTCCCGCCGTTTCCACGGGACATCTCTTACGCGACGAAGCGGCGGCTAAAACGGAACTCGGCCAGCTTGCCGCAGCTTACACGTCGAAAGGCCAGTTGGCCCCCGATCCCTTGGTGATGGCAGTTTTGAAGAAATGGCTCGGTGGTGGACGCGAGTCTTACGTTTTCGATGGATTCCCCAGAACTCTGGATCAGGCAATTCAACTCCAGCCGTTGCTGGCAGCCGCTGGCATTCCATTGGAAGTCGTCTTGTTTTTGGAATGCGACTTTCCCACCATCGAAAAACGCGTGCTCGGACGGGTGACCTGTTCTTCCTGCAAAACTATTTTCAACATTGGACTCCATGTCGAATCTGGCACGGCTCCGTGTCCCAAATGTGGTGGCGTTTTGGAGCGGCGCGCGGATGACCAGCCCGAGGTGTTGCAGCATCGCATGGTGCAATATTTCGAAAAAACCGCACCCCTCGTGGAATTTTATCAAAAGCAGGGGCTCCTGCGCAAAATCGACGCCAACCAGTCGATGGATGAGATCTTTTCCAAGATTGAGGAGGCGTTGCTGTCATGA
- the map gene encoding type I methionyl aminopeptidase, which translates to MIPIKTAKEIDRMREAGRRAGEIIGQVSRLVQPGVTTGEIDVAAAELIAQHRCTSAFLGYRGFPGNICISLNEEVVHGIGGKRRIQYGDIVKLDIGVFYEGFVGDTATTVAAGAIDSKIQNLLEATEASLYLAIKQAVAGNRVGDISSAVEDEITAHGFSVVREFVGHGVGRKLHEEPQVPNYGRPRSGAKLKPGMTLAIEPMVNMGTSAVKILADGWTVVTADARPSSHFEHTVLITDGEPEILTWREKSPATAVSAQPVR; encoded by the coding sequence ATGATCCCTATCAAGACCGCCAAGGAAATTGACCGGATGCGCGAGGCGGGCCGTCGCGCGGGCGAAATCATTGGTCAGGTGAGCCGCCTGGTTCAACCCGGAGTCACCACCGGCGAGATCGACGTCGCCGCTGCCGAATTGATCGCGCAACATCGCTGCACGAGCGCATTTCTCGGCTATCGCGGGTTTCCCGGAAACATCTGCATCTCGCTTAATGAAGAAGTCGTGCATGGCATCGGTGGCAAACGCCGCATTCAATACGGCGACATCGTGAAGCTGGACATCGGGGTTTTTTACGAGGGCTTCGTCGGCGACACTGCAACTACCGTTGCGGCAGGGGCGATTGATTCGAAAATCCAAAATCTGCTGGAGGCGACCGAGGCATCCCTTTATCTGGCAATCAAACAAGCCGTGGCTGGAAACCGCGTCGGCGATATTAGTTCGGCCGTCGAGGACGAAATCACCGCGCATGGATTCAGCGTTGTCCGGGAATTTGTCGGGCATGGCGTCGGCCGCAAACTTCACGAGGAACCGCAAGTGCCCAACTACGGTCGCCCTCGCTCCGGCGCGAAATTGAAACCCGGAATGACTCTGGCCATCGAGCCGATGGTGAACATGGGCACGTCGGCGGTCAAAATTCTCGCCGATGGCTGGACCGTCGTTACCGCCGACGCGCGTCCGTCTTCGCATTTCGAGCACACTGTTTTGATCACTGACGGAGAACCCGAGATTCTAACTTGGCGCGAAAAATCGCCTGCCACCGCCGTTTCTGCCCAGCCCGTCAGATAA